Sequence from the Rutidosis leptorrhynchoides isolate AG116_Rl617_1_P2 chromosome 3, CSIRO_AGI_Rlap_v1, whole genome shotgun sequence genome:
TCTCCAGGTAACCATGCGCAACAATTGCCTTCCTCAAAAGTTGGGTATTTTTATTTGGAGATTAAAGCGGGGTAAACTTCCGGTCCGTATGGAATTAGATAGACGCGGTATAGATCTCGACTCAATTTTATGCCCTATCTGCAAAACGGAGACAGAATCGGTTCAACATATGATTCTTGGTTGCCCAAAAGTCAAGGATCTTTGGTCAAGAATCCTCAAATGGTGTAACATGAACAACACCTCGTACATGTCCGTAGATGATATGTTCAATGGCAACGATGTTAACTCGAAGCCCATAATTTCAAAGGTGTGGCAAGCTATCAAATCGGTAACGGGTTACACCATCTGGAAGAAAAGAAATGAAAAGGTTTTCGAGAACAAAGAATGGAATGTGCCTCTTGTCGCATGAGAAATCCAAACGTTAAGTTTTCTCTGGATATTCGCGCTTTGCAAAAAAGCTAATCTCAAATGGAATCAATGGCTCTTGAATCCCCTAGCCTTCGATGATCATGGCTAATGGATAGTTATGGATTTGCTAGTTTTCGAGTTGTAATGTCTTTGGAAATCCATTTGTTTTCATGTATAGCACCCATAGCCTGCATGATCTCTATGCATGCTAACTCTGATGCAGATATGGATGGATCGCATGGGCCTGGCTCAATTAACGTGGCTGATGGTTTGGACTATGTGGACTTTGTTTCTAAGAAGCATTGTATATTATTGGGCCAAGGGAGTGTAATGGACATATTGTGCAATCTGGAGTTGGTCAAGCGTGTAGGTGTTGGAACAAAAGTAGTCAGGAGTTATTTAGAAGTCTAAGTTTAAAATAACTAATAAATAAgaactaataaataaataatagataACCGCTAGCTTATTAGTTGGAAGTCAACTCCGTCCACGTGATAGTCGCATATATAATATTTATCTACTGAGTATTAGTTACGGAGTATTATCTAGTTTATTATCTAGTTATATATAGGAGCATATGTTTTAGTTTTGATTCAGTTATTGATTATTATTTTGATTGAGAAAACAAGCCGTAggcttttttgtgtgtgtgtgtgtgtgtgtgtgtgttggtttCTTTTTGCAAATATATTTTTGGTGCGTAATATCCAGTCATATTTTGCTATTTGTATTGGTGAGTAATATCTAATACTATCTATCCATTCAAGTTTTAATTCGTTTAGCCACGATCCGTTCTTACACTATTTGGTGTAAGAACGGATCGTGGCTAAACGAATTAAAACTTGAATGGATAGATAGTATTGGATATTACTCACCAATACAAATAGCAAAATATGATTGGATATTACGCACCAAAAATATATTTGCAAAAAGAAAccaacacacacaaaaaaaaagccTACGACTTGTTTTCTCAATCAAAATAATAATCAATAACTGAATCAAAACTAAAACATATGCTCCTATATATAACTAGATAATAAACTAGATAATACTCCGTAACTAATACTCGGTAGATAAATATTATATATGCGACTATCATGTGGACGGAGTTGACTTCCAACTAATAAGCTAGTGGTtatctattatttatttattagttcTTATTTATTAGTTATTTTAAACTTAGACTTCTAAATAACTCCTGACTACTTTTGTTCCAACACCTACACGCTTGACCAACTCCAGATTGCACAATATGTCCATTACACTCCCTTGGCCCAATAATATACAATGCTTCTTAGAAACAAAGTCCACATAGTCCAAACCATCAGCCACATTAATTGAGCCAGGCCCATGCGATCCATCCATATCTGCATCATTCTCCCCTTCTTCAAAAAGACTCGACCTCGAGTCTTCGTCATCATGACCATCATCAATATAGGATGATAAATCCGTGACATTGAAAGTAGCAAAAACGTTGTAATGGCCCGGAAGTTCATTATATGCATCGCCATTAATTTTTTCTATCACATGAAAAGGAACATTAGTTGcctcttcttcctcttcctcttcctCACCGTCAGTATCATAAATCGGGACGGTTTCTTCAATCACACAAGATTCAGGAACATGCTCCCTGTCGAAAACTTGATCAACCGAATCAACAAAGTCACCCGGTTGAACCTCTCCTAAAAATTGAGGATTTGCAAGCTTCATCTCTATATGACGCAAGAGATGTTGCATGTCTTCCAACTCTTGAATCTTGCGATTCAATCTCTCGAACTCGGCTTGTTTAGCCATGCCTGAAATCTGATACCAAATAGTGTAAGAACGGATCGTGGCTAAACGAATTAAAACTTGAATGGATAGATAGTATTGGATATTACTCACCAATACAAATAGCAAAATATGATTGGATATTACGCACCAAAAATATATTTGCAAAAAGaaaccaacacacacacacacacacaaaaaagccTACGGCTTGTTTTCTCAATCAAAATAATAATCAATAACTGAATCAAAACTAAAATATATGCTCCTATATATAACTAGATAATAAACTAGATAATACTCCGTAACTAATACTCAGTAGATAAATATTATATATGCGACTATCACGTGGACGGAGTTGACTTCCAAGTTCCAACTAATAAGCTAGTGGTtatctattatttatttattagttcTTATTTATTAGTTATTTTAAACTTAGACTTCTAAATAACTCCTGACTACTTTTGTTCCAACACCAACACGCTTGACCAACTCCAGATTGCACAATATGTCCATTACACTCCCTTGGCCCAATAATATACAATGCTTCTTAGAAACAAAGTCCACATAGTCAAAACCATCAGCCACATTAATTGAGCCAGGCCCATGCGATCCATCCATATATGCATCAAACTCCCTTGTATCTTTTCAACTTTAATATAAACTAGAAAAATGACGGACCGCGCGTTGCGGCAGTTGCATTTGAGTAGATGTTGGTTCTTATTCGTAATACTTGAAGTTTGATTTCGTACTTTTTTTTACATAGTTTTAGATATTTACATTAACAAAATGGCTACGATTTTCTTCAAGTCTTTGGAATCGTCTTCCATGCTGAGTTTTGCAGAATTCTTTCAAAGTGGTCTTTTTCTTTGTAGTTCATGTTGGCATGGATTGTGTCTCCCTATAAGGAAGATCGAAATAACTATCATTAGTATGCTGAGTATTTTGGTGATAAGTTTTGAATGGTTGCAATTCTGTGTCTGAAGTAAATGTTTATTCAATTTCACTTATAATAGTTCTAATGAGTGCATTCATATATAGTGTACACTGTCCACCATGATGAAATGCAAATTACAAAATAATCTTCAATATCAACAATGAATCTCCAAGCATATTCTGTAAAACAAACTACATAATAAACAAAATAGCTATACAACACAACAGAGATCATATCTCAAATACCACACATAAGGCATAACACAGAAAGCAATATAAAGAAATTAACATCAGTTGTTTACTATGCTATTAAAAAAAACTAATAGCAAGAATATACATGTAGCTACGTATCTTCAATACCAAGGAAATTACACAAAAATTATTAGGCACGTGTTTATCAGGTAGAATGATTGATGATTAACATATTAAAAACATATCATATTCAACATACTTTTATGTGCAGATTTAAGTGATTAACATAGTGTATACTATGTTGTATAGTTATCCATAATTACAGAGTATTATTTAGTGGACAGTAAGCAGCTGATGGGGACAGAAAGCAGCTGATGGGGACAGAATGTAAGACTGAATCTAACGCGGCGTTAGATGGGCCAGCGTCAGACGAGTTGGCATAAACTGACGCCCCTGACGCCATTAACGGGGCGTCAGTCTTTGACGCTGGGGGCGTCAGTCGGCATTTTGACTGAAAAAACGGGCTTCAAATAGTGTGGTGGCAGCAAATGATTGGGTGGGGTAATATATCCGTTACCCAACGGATATATACccgttttttgttttttgtttttaaaaaactCAATTTTACTCTATTTTACTCCTATTTAAACCCCAACAATCATATCATTTTTCACACAATTCATTCTTACTTACTCTATTTCtttctactttttatttttttttacagaaGTTTATTAGTTTATAAATGGGTTCGAGGTTACGGGGGTCTAATTCTGACTCCGAAGATTTGCGGATTGTTCAATTAATTCAAGAAATAGAAGATGATGATTCCGAAGTCGAATCGGCACCATCTATTCCGAGAGTTAGAGGTTACATTCCTAGGGAACGGGAGGTTGCTGCACAACGTTTGTGGGATAATTATTTTTGTGAGACGCCAAAATATCCACAAAGAAAATTTAAACGCCGTTTTCGCATGCGAATACATTTATTTCTCCGGATAGTGCAAGGTATTACTACTTTCCAAAGTGATAATATGCCAGAATATTTTACTTACTTTTCTCAACGAGTTGATGCTATCGATAGGCCTACATTTACTACTTTACAAAAATGTACGTCGGCTATCGGTCAATTGGCGTATGGCACCGCTCCCGATATGTGGGATGAATATTTGCAAATGAGTGAGCAAACATCAATACTATGTCTAGATTACTTTTGTATGTGTATTATTACATTGTACAAAAAGGAATACATGCAATCTCCGAATGCACACGATGTTGCTAGATTATATAGTGCTCACGAGGAGAGACATGGGTTTAGGGGTATGCTCGGGAGTATAGATTGTATGCACTGGGAGTGGAGGAATTGTCCGGTTGCTTTAAAAGGACAATACACTAGGGGTGATCACAAGAAACCGACCCTTATGCTTGAAGATGTTGCTTCTTATGACTTAAGGATTTGGCATGCTTTTTTTGAGATGGCGGGTTCCAACAATGATATCAACGTTTTGAACCAATCACCTATATTTGATAAACTTAATAACGGAACATTTTCATCCGCACCATTTGAGGTAAATGGGCATGAATATAGCAAAGGATATTACCTTGCGGATGGTATATATCCCGATTGGGCAACTTTAGTTAAAGGATATTCTTGTCCTACTGAAGAACCAACGATTAAGTTTACAAGATTTCAAGCTAGTGCCCGAAAGGATATAGAGAGGGCGTTTGGGGTTCTTCAAGGTCGTTTTCATATTATACGCATAGCTTCACGAAGTATGAGCGTTAACAGGATGCGAAGAGTGATGGAATGTTGTCTCATATTACATAACATGATACTTGAAGATAACGGCTTTGCACTTTCTAAATGGGAAGAAAGATTCACTACCAAAGAAATGGAAAATGGTATGGAACGTATACGAAACAAAGGACGGGATCGAGATATCATCGCAAGAGAAATAAGGGATCGAGATATGCACAACCAACTCACCGAGGATTTAGTCGAGCATATTTGGAACCTTCCACTGATTTTTCGCAATgcgaattagttttttttttttttttttttttttaaatctatgTAATCGTCAATCTATGTACTTTTAAATTCTTATCaaaaatt
This genomic interval carries:
- the LOC139900690 gene encoding uncharacterized protein — encoded protein: MGSRLRGSNSDSEDLRIVQLIQEIEDDDSEVESAPSIPRVRGYIPREREVAAQRLWDNYFCETPKYPQRKFKRRFRMRIHLFLRIVQGITTFQSDNMPEYFTYFSQRVDAIDRPTFTTLQKCTSAIGQLAYGTAPDMWDEYLQMSEQTSILCLDYFCMCIITLYKKEYMQSPNAHDVARLYSAHEERHGFRGMLGSIDCMHWEWRNCPVALKGQYTRGDHKKPTLMLEDVASYDLRIWHAFFEMAGSNNDINVLNQSPIFDKLNNGTFSSAPFEVNGHEYSKGYYLADGIYPDWATLVKGYSCPTEEPTIKFTRFQASARKDIERAFGVLQGRFHIIRIASRSMSVNRMRRVMECCLILHNMILEDNGFALSKWEERFTTKEMENGMERIRNKGRDRDIIAREIRDRDMHNQLTEDLVEHIWNLPLIFRNAN